GATAACGATAATCACCGCAGTAAGCGCCAGACCGATCAGAGCAGAACCATAGATAGCTCCCCAGGTATAACCCTCAACTCCTTTCATCATTATCATGGTGACAGGCAGGAAGGCAAGCGCAGCAATCACTCCAGAAACAATCACACCCTTGTATAGAGCAGTCATAATCTTCTTGCCTTCTTCATATTTGACGAAGAAGGTACCAATCACTGAGGCGATGATAGAGACGCCACCCAATACTAAGGGATAGACAATCGCAGTATCGCCCGCATTCTTGAGTAGCAAAGAACCCAAGAGCATGGTAGCAATAGTGGTCACTGCATAGGTTTCAAACAGATCGGCGGCCATACCGGCACAGTCGCCAACATTGTCACCCACGTTGTCGGCAATTACTGCAGGATTACGGGGATCATCCTCGGGAATACCTGCTTCCACTTTACCCACCAGGTCAGCGCCAACATCCGCACCCTTGGTGAAAATACCGCCACCGAGACGAGCAAAGATAGAGATCAACGAACCACCAAAGCCCAGACCCACTAGAGCATGAACAGCCTCCATTGAGGACAGACCAAAGATGTGCACCAACACGGCGTAATAACCTGCTACACCGAGCAATCCCAGACCCACCACCAACAATCCGGTTATAGCACCACCACGGAAAGCCACCTGCAGAGCAGCATCGATTCCACCCCGTGCCGCTTCAGCAGTACGCACATTGGCCCGCACCGAAATATTCATCCCGATAAAGCCAGTGAGGCCCGACAAAATCGCACCTAGAGCAAAACCAATGGCGGTTGGCCAGCGCAAAAACCAAAGAATAGCAACGAACAATACCGCACCAGCTATGGCAATGGTGGTGTACTGCCGCTTCAGATAGGCTTGCGCCCCTTCCTGGATCGCCGCAGCAATTTCCTGCATCCGGGCGTTACCTGCCGGCAAACTCAAGATCCACTGCCGTGAATATAGCCCATAGCCAATAGCGACCAGAGCACAGAGTAAAGCAAAGACCAAACTCATTTTAACCTCCCCTCAAGGGTTGCACCCAACCGATTATTAAATAACAGACCCCAAAACCTAAATAGTCCGCGTCAAACTATCGCCCTACACTACATAAACACGACATGTGCTGGAATACACCCACACATGAATCATAAAATAATTTTAACCTTCAACACCCAAATCCCCATAATGCTAAACAACAATATCAATAAACAGTTATGCCGAACATATCTTTAACACTCATTCGACAGCAATTACCTCGCAGAAAACTACTTCTCCCATTCATTCCAACGAAGGAAGAAACAGTTACCATCACTTCACATCAAACGCCGGTAATTTCTTGGGAACCGCATTATTCGCAAGCCGCACATAAAGCGGCATTCCATCTCCATAAGGCGGATAATCTTCGCCAAGAATTAGAGGTAGCAGATAGCGGCGACAGATCTCGGTAATCCCGAAGCCATCGGGAGTAATAAAATCACGAGGCATCTTCTTCTCTACATTAGCAACCTCAGCAAGCGGCGCCTTGCCTATCTCCCAGCGATAGGGATCATCGGAGAGCCGTATCACGGCAGGCATAACCGCATTGTCACCCGCAATAGCAAATTCTACCGCAGCCTGACCCACGGCATAGGCCTGCTCCACATCGGTCAGGGAGGCCAAATGACGAGCTGCACGTTGCAAATAATCCGCTACCGCCCAGTGATACTTATATCCCAATCGATCCTTGACCAGCGACGCAATAACCGGTCCTACCCCACCCAGTTGAGCATGACCAAACGCATCCTTTCCTCCTGCCTCAGCTAAAAACTGACCACTCGCATTGCGCACCCCTTCGGATACGACAATCGTACAGTAACCGTATTGCGTTACCTTGGCCTGGACCAAATCCAGAAAACGCTTTTCATCGAAGGGCACCTCGGGAAATAGGATAACAATAGGAATCTCGGTATCCGCCGAAGAAGCAAGTCCACCCGCCGCAGCAATCCAACCAGCATGTCGCCCCATTACTTCAAGAACAAAGACCTTGGTCGAAGTCTTCGCCATGGAAGCTACATCAAAAGACGCCTCGCGCGTAGACACCGCGATGTATTTGGCTACAGAACCAAAGCCGGGACAGTTATCGGTAATGGGTAGGTCGTTATCTACGGTCTTGGGGACGTGAATTGCCTGGATCGGAAAACCCATGGTTTCGGAAAGCTGGGAAACCTTATGGCAGGTATCCGCAGAGTCTCCTCCGCCGTTGTAAAAGAAATATCCGATATCATGGGCCTTAAATACCTCCATAAGTCGCTCGTACTCGGCTTTATTCTTATCCAACCCCTTGAGTTTGTAGCGACAGGAACCAAACGCACCCGATGGGGTATGGCGCAACGCGGCAATTGCAACATCGGACTCCGTACTGGTATCAATAAGATCTTCTGTCAATGCTCCAATGATACCGTTACGCCCCGCGTAAACTTTACCAATCTTATTTGGATAGCGGCGTGCGGTCTCAATAATGCCGCAAGCTGAGGCATTAATAACAGCGGTTACACCACCAGATTGGGCATAAAAGACGTTTTTTGGCATAGGCTTTGTTCCATAATCAGGCAATAAGCAATACAGTATTAGAGGGCTGTAATTATCCCAAAATACAAATACGGGACAAAACCAACCCTCCGCCAGTTAGAACACGGTGGGTCACAATTCTCCACCCTTGGATTCGTGATCGGCTTGAACCTGCAAGAGATGGTTTACACATGTCTTGAGGTCGTGGTACTCGAGGACACCGGTTCCATACTGGGTACGAAGTCGATAAAAGAACAGACTTCGAAAACAGTCCACACCGGTCTTGCAGATTAGAAAACCGGCGTTGCGTCCTTCCCAGTAAAGCCCAGAACAAGAGGTAAGATCTTGATCTTCTGGATATAATCGCAGCTCGGTGGTTACTTGCTGGACTTCCGTCGGAGATCCATAACGTCGGTCAACAACCTCCTGAACAAGTTGTAGTTCGGCGTCGCTAAAGTCGAGTATTTGGCTCATGAATTAACTGTCGGGGCAATCAGATGGGGCAATGAGGAGGCGGTAATTTACTCTATGAGTACGGAATTGACCAGTACCGAAAGGCGAAACAAAGCTTGAAGTCTATGCACCGCACGGACACCACGATATAAGACTTTTTTATAGGTATTGCAGGGTATTTAGATAATTTGCCTTCCTGTGGATAACTATCCCCCTTTTGCCTGTTATACGGTGGATAACTCGTAAAATTTTCCACTTTCTGTCATCCGTCTACTTATCCACAATTCATACACCTAACAACTTATTACTTATCCACAACGTTTCTTTGTTAAATTATTCACTAGATCCAACTAGTTATGATCTTATACACAGATCGGGCGGTGCCTTATTAGTGTAGTTATCTTTTAAATCTTTAAGTATTTTATAAATACAATGCGATCGAACCTACCGATAGGTAGCATTGTTGGATCTCCTGAGATGACAAGATGCCCAGAAAAAATTACGCATATTCTCCTCGTAAAACGCGCAATTTTAGAATTGTTTTATCGGTCACTAGGTTAATCGTCGTTTTTAATAAACCTAAGACCTTATCAGGTAATACCTCTTGTGGATAACTATCCCGTATTATGCCCCTATGCGGTGGATAACTCGTAAAATTTTCCACTTTGTTGCCATGCGTCTACTTATCCACAATTCATGCGCTCAACAATCCCTTGTTTACCCACAGCGTTTCTTTATCGAATTGTTTATTGGATCCAATTGGTTATGATCTTATCCACAGATCGGGCGGTGCCTTATTGATGTAGTTATCTTTTAAATCTTCAAATCTTTTATTAAATCTAGCGTTGCTCACTCCGAATCATGAACATTTCCCTATATTTATCCTAACGTCATGTATTTGAAATAGTTTCAGACAGAACTTGGACACAAACAACCAGTTAGCACTACCTTTTTCAACCGCCCTAACCTCGATATATACTTGCCCTCTTAAAATTATCTCTGATGGAGTTAGCCCCGTGTTTAGTAGGCAGATAACGATTGAGGACTTTGACCCGGAACTGTGGAATGCAATTCAACAAGAAACTCGGCGCCAAGAGGAGCACATTGAACTCATCGCCTCGGAGAACTACGCAAGCCCGCGAGTGTTGGCGGCACAAGGTTCTCTGCTGACCAACAAGTACGCTGAAGGCTACCCAGGCAAGCGTTACTACGGTGGTTGTGAGTATGTTGATGTTGCCGAGCGGCTTGCCATCGAACGTGCCAAACAACTTTTTGGCGCTGCCTACGCTAACGTCCAACCCCACTCTGGTTCCCAGGCCAACGCTGCCGCTTATATGGCGTTGATTAATCCGGGTGATACGATTTTAGGGATGGCCCTAGATTCTGGAGGTCATCTTACTCATGGGGCAAAACCGAATTTTTCTGGACGCATCTACCGTGCCGTTCAATACGGTGTACGTGCTGAGGATGGGCTCATTGACTATGACCAAGTAGAACGTCTTGCTAATGAGCATCGACCCAAACTCATCGTGGCGGGTTTTTCTGCCTACTCACGATGGGTAGATTGGCAGCGGTTTCGGAAAATCGCAGATGATGTAGGGGCTTACCTGTTAGTGGATATGGCCCATGTGGCAGGTCTGGTGGCAGTAGGATTGTATCCGAGCCCGGTAGGAATTGCCGATGTAACCACCACAACTACCCATAAGACTTTACGTGGTCCGCGTGGTGGCATGATTCTGGCCCGTGCTAATCCCGACCTTGAAAAACGTCTTTCTTCTTTAGTTTTCCCCGGTACTCAGGGAGGGCCGTTGATGCATGTTATCGCAGCCAAAGCAGTTGCCCTTAAAGAGGCACTGGCCCCTGAGTTTCGAGACTATCAAGCCCAAGTCATCGCGAATGCCCGAACGATGTCTGCAACCCTCATCGAGCGTGGTTATCGGATAGTTTCAGGGGGCACCGATAACCATTTATTTCTGTTGGATCTTATCCAACGTGGCATTACTGGCAAAGCCGCTGATGCGGCTCTAGGGGCGGCCTATATCACGGTCAATAAAAATGCCGTGCCCAATGATCCACAATCTCCCTTTGTTACCAGCGGTATCCGAATCGGCACTCCCGCGATGACGACGCGTGGTTTCGGTGAGCATGAGGCACGTATCCTTACGGGCTGGATCGCGGATATTTTGGATGATGTGAACAATACAGATCTCCAAACCCAGGTTAAGACCAAAGTTCTCGAACTCTGTATGCGCTTCCCGGTATACGAAAATTAGATTATGCGCTGCCCCTTTTGCCTAGCCCCTGATACTCGAGTCATTGATTCTCGTTTGAGCGGGGAAGGGGATCAGGTGCGTCGGCGTCGAGAATGCGCAACCTGCGAAGAACGGTTTACTACGTTTGAAAGTGCTGAGTTGGTGATGCCTCGAGTTATCAAACGGGAAGGAACCCGTCAGCCTTTTGATGAGGACAAACTGCGCACTGGAATGATGCGGGCTTTGGAGAAGCGCCCGGTAGCAACAGAGATTGTGGAAGCTGCCATTGCTCGAATTGAACACCGATTGCGGACGAGTGGTGAACGGGAGATACGTTCGCGAGTTTTGGGGGAGTGGGCCATGGAGGAGTTGCGTGGGCTTGATCAAGTGGCCTATGTACGCTTCGCTTCGGTCTATCGTAGCTTTAAGGATGTAAATGATTTCCGTGAGGAGATCGAACGATTGGAAAAGAGCTGTTAATGAACGTCAAATGATGGGTGTTTGTTATTTTATCAATTGCCCAGGAATTGAGTGATAAACAATTACGCAAGCACTATTGAGGCCAGATGTCCATCTTTAATCCTGATGACCACCGATTCATGTCCCGGGCGTTGCGGCTTGCTGCGCGAGGTATGTATACCACCGATCCCAATCCCCGCGTTGGTTGTGTTCTGGTACGTGATAACGAGATAGTAGGTGAGGGGTGGCATGAGCGTGCCGGTGAGGGGCATGCCGAGGTGCGGGCTCTAGCGCAGGCGGGTGAACGTGCGCGTGGTGCTACTTGTTATGTGACGCTAGAACCCTGTTGTCATCATGGCCGCACTCCTCCTTGCGTACGATCCTTGATTAAGGCTGGAGTAAAGCGGGTGATTGTCCCAATGGAAGATCCCAATCCCTTGGTAGGTGGGCAGGGACTGGCAGAACTCAAGGCTGCGGGGATTGTAACAACGGTGGGATTGATGGCTACTGAGGCGGCGGCTCTTAACCCTGGGTTCATCAAGCGTATGCGCTCCAAACGGCCTTACGTACGTTGCAAACTCGCCATGAGTATGGATGGTCGTACCGCCATGGCCTCTGGTGAGAGTTGGTGGATTACCGATGCCCCTGCACGTGCGGATGTGCAACGCCTTCGGGCGCGTAGTTCAGTGGTGATGATGGGGATTGGTACCGTGCTTGCCGATGACCCACTCGGTACGGTGCGTATTGAGACATTCCCCGATGATTATCCAGGGGGAGCTGGAGCGGTGCGGCAGCCTCTGCGGGTGGTGGTAGATCCTCGTCTAAGCCTGCCGGAAAATGCCCGGATACTTTCTGCCCCAGGTCGAACCTTAGTTGCCACCGCTAGTGATGATACCGAGATCATAGAATTGTTGAGCGAACGCGGAGCGGAAGTGGTATGTCTGCCGGGAGGTCACGATAAAGTGAATTTGGAGGCATTACTCGATTTTCTGGGTGGTCGAGAGATCAACGAAGTACTTCTGGAGACCGGGGCCATTCTGAGTGGGGCGATGCTTCAGGAAGGATTGATTGACGAATTAATAATTTATATGGCGCCGTTGTTATTGGGGGATGGGGCTCGTGGTTTGTTTCATCTTCCAGGATTGAGCCTTTTGGCAGATGCCTACCATATTGAGATCCGTGATCTACGAGCGGTAGGGCGGGATTGGCGGATCGAGGCGACCATACAGTACCGTTAAGATGTTGGTCGATGTCTTGGTGTTAGGATACTTGGCAACTGGATGACACTGACTCAATTCGCCTATTAACAATTGAAAATACTGCCGAACGAACAAATTAGAGAAGTTATTGATTTTTGAGTGGTTTCTCAAGGCTACGATGGAGAGGACAGAATGGAAGAATTTGATGAACACACAAGCCGAATTCATGCAAACCGTTTGGGGCAATTAAGGAAAACGAGGTGTGGAATGATTTGTAAGCGGGGCGACATCGTTCAAGTACCATTCCCATTCTCCTTCCCTCCGATTCAACTCCGAACACTAGAGCAGATTCCTCCTCCGGTGCATTACCCATAGATCGCTGGGCAGAGGAAGAATTGTGGAATGTGCAATTCGCCGAAAACCGATAATGCTCAATCAAGTGTGTACTTTAGAGTGATTCTAAATGGTTTTAGGTTTCAAGGTGCGCGTTGGTTTAAGATACAATCTTGGGCTTGTTATGGAAGGCAGAATAGCTTGGATGGTTGATCTTGACGACTAATCCCGAAGAAAAGATTGTAGTTACACCACACTATTAATTTAATCCATCGTTATGTTCACAGGCATTATTCAAGCGATAGGTGAGGTGGCGGCCTTGGAATCTCGGGGCGGCGACCTGCGTCTGCGTATCCGTACCGGTAGGCTTGACCTTGGAGATGTTGTGCTGGGTGATAGTATCGCCGTGAACGGGGTTTGTCTGACCGCAGTAGACCTGCCTGGAGATGGTTTTTGGGCGGATGTCTCATCGGAGACCCTCTCTCGTACCCTACTCCGACATTTGAATCGTGGCAGCCGGGTCAATCTGGAAAAGGCTCTGACTCCCACCACCCGTTTGGGTGGGCATCTGGTGAGTGGGCATGTGGATGGCGTAGGAACGATTGTCTCGCGGCGTGCGGAGGCACGCTCGATACGTTTTGTTATCGCCGCTCCCGCCGCTATTGCCCGTTATATTGCTGAAAAGGGTTCAATTTGTGTAGACGGAGTGAGCCTGACCGTCAACGGTGTGGATGGCGCGATGTTCGATCTCAATATCGTGCCTCATACCTTGGTCGAGACGATCATCGGGGAATATGTTCCAGGGCGTGCGGTTAATCTGGAGGTGGATGTCATTGCTCGCTATCTGGAACGCTTGCTTTTGGGAGAGCGCGCCGCTCAGCCTCAAGGCGGAATTACTCGAGAGATGTTGGCGGAGGCTGGTTTTATCGATGCGAGATAATGTTTACCTATTAAAATAAAAAGCGTGAAGACTAGCGCTTATCGGAAGGTTTTTCCGTCACATGCTGCGTGATGTATTAATTGTCAGTAGATTATGTGGAAGTTGTTTGGTAATGGTTAATGTTATGCTTTTTGAGCGTGGCCCCTATTAATATTATTTACCTTGAGCAGGTTTAGTTATGCCATTGAGTACCATTCCCGAGATCATCGAGGACATCCGCCAAGGACGTATGGTGATCCTGATGGACGATGAGAATCGAGAGAACGAGGGCGATCTGATTATGGCCGCCTCCCTGGTTCAGTCCGAAGATATTAATTTCATGGCCCGTTACGGGCGAGGTTTGATCTGTCTTACCCTGACTCAATCGCGTTGTCAGCAATTACGCCTACCCTTGATGGTGAGGGATACCAACGATAAACACGCCACCAATTTTACCGTCTCGATTGAGGCTGCTCATGGTGTGACCACGGGGATCTCTGCGGCGGATCGCGCCCACACAGTGCGTACGGCAGTAGCTGCCGAGGCTCGGCCTGAAGATTTGGTTCACCCTGGTCATATTTTTCCCCTGATGGCCCAACCGGGTGGGGTATTGAGTCGGGCTGGTCATACGGAGGCGGGTTGCGATCTGGCGCGTTTGGCAGGTCTAGTG
This DNA window, taken from Gammaproteobacteria bacterium, encodes the following:
- the pfp gene encoding Pyrophosphate--fructose 6-phosphate 1-phosphotransferase, which encodes MPKNVFYAQSGGVTAVINASACGIIETARRYPNKIGKVYAGRNGIIGALTEDLIDTSTESDVAIAALRHTPSGAFGSCRYKLKGLDKNKAEYERLMEVFKAHDIGYFFYNGGGDSADTCHKVSQLSETMGFPIQAIHVPKTVDNDLPITDNCPGFGSVAKYIAVSTREASFDVASMAKTSTKVFVLEVMGRHAGWIAAAGGLASSADTEIPIVILFPEVPFDEKRFLDLVQAKVTQYGYCTIVVSEGVRNASGQFLAEAGGKDAFGHAQLGGVGPVIASLVKDRLGYKYHWAVADYLQRAARHLASLTDVEQAYAVGQAAVEFAIAGDNAVMPAVIRLSDDPYRWEIGKAPLAEVANVEKKMPRDFITPDGFGITEICRRYLLPLILGEDYPPYGDGMPLYVRLANNAVPKKLPAFDVK
- a CDS encoding conserved hypothetical protein (Evidence 4 : Unknown function but conserved in other organisms), whose translation is MSQILDFSDAELQLVQEVVDRRYGSPTEVQQVTTELRLYPEDQDLTSCSGLYWEGRNAGFLICKTGVDCFRSLFFYRLRTQYGTGVLEYHDLKTCVNHLLQVQADHESKGGEL
- the glyA gene encoding serine hydroxymethyltransferase, producing the protein MFSRQITIEDFDPELWNAIQQETRRQEEHIELIASENYASPRVLAAQGSLLTNKYAEGYPGKRYYGGCEYVDVAERLAIERAKQLFGAAYANVQPHSGSQANAAAYMALINPGDTILGMALDSGGHLTHGAKPNFSGRIYRAVQYGVRAEDGLIDYDQVERLANEHRPKLIVAGFSAYSRWVDWQRFRKIADDVGAYLLVDMAHVAGLVAVGLYPSPVGIADVTTTTTHKTLRGPRGGMILARANPDLEKRLSSLVFPGTQGGPLMHVIAAKAVALKEALAPEFRDYQAQVIANARTMSATLIERGYRIVSGGTDNHLFLLDLIQRGITGKAADAALGAAYITVNKNAVPNDPQSPFVTSGIRIGTPAMTTRGFGEHEARILTGWIADILDDVNNTDLQTQVKTKVLELCMRFPVYEN
- the nrdR gene encoding NrdR transcriptional repressor, with amino-acid sequence MRCPFCLAPDTRVIDSRLSGEGDQVRRRRECATCEERFTTFESAELVMPRVIKREGTRQPFDEDKLRTGMMRALEKRPVATEIVEAAIARIEHRLRTSGEREIRSRVLGEWAMEELRGLDQVAYVRFASVYRSFKDVNDFREEIERLEKSC
- the ribD gene encoding fused diaminohydroxyphosphoribosylaminopyrimidine deaminase/5-amino-6-(5-phosphoribosylamino)uracil reductase, which translates into the protein MSIFNPDDHRFMSRALRLAARGMYTTDPNPRVGCVLVRDNEIVGEGWHERAGEGHAEVRALAQAGERARGATCYVTLEPCCHHGRTPPCVRSLIKAGVKRVIVPMEDPNPLVGGQGLAELKAAGIVTTVGLMATEAAALNPGFIKRMRSKRPYVRCKLAMSMDGRTAMASGESWWITDAPARADVQRLRARSSVVMMGIGTVLADDPLGTVRIETFPDDYPGGAGAVRQPLRVVVDPRLSLPENARILSAPGRTLVATASDDTEIIELLSERGAEVVCLPGGHDKVNLEALLDFLGGREINEVLLETGAILSGAMLQEGLIDELIIYMAPLLLGDGARGLFHLPGLSLLADAYHIEIRDLRAVGRDWRIEATIQYR
- the ribE gene encoding Riboflavin synthase, producing the protein MFTGIIQAIGEVAALESRGGDLRLRIRTGRLDLGDVVLGDSIAVNGVCLTAVDLPGDGFWADVSSETLSRTLLRHLNRGSRVNLEKALTPTTRLGGHLVSGHVDGVGTIVSRRAEARSIRFVIAAPAAIARYIAEKGSICVDGVSLTVNGVDGAMFDLNIVPHTLVETIIGEYVPGRAVNLEVDVIARYLERLLLGERAAQPQGGITREMLAEAGFIDAR